The Streptomyces laurentii region GTGACCTTCTCGTCGCCCTTGGCGACGACCTCGCCGACGGTCTCGGCGAGCGCGGCCAGAACGGCGTCGGCGTCCTTGCGGGTCACCTCGGCGCGGTCGGCCAGGGCGGCCACCAGCTCACTGCGGTTCATTTCGTTACTCCCGTGTTTCTTCTTGCCTGTGAGGCGGGTTGCCTGTGAGGCGGTCCATGCGGCCGGGGCCGCATGAGTGGGCACTGCGAAGCCGATGCTGCCAGGGCCCTCGGACACTCCCTGGACCCGGGTCCGGTCCCAGACCACGCGCCCAGACCGCATCCTGCCCCCACCAGCGGCGGGAACGCCAATCCGGCACCCTCTGGGGTCACACGAAAAGCGCCGGTTCCCGCCCTGGTGACGTCACGTCCACTCCGCACGCCGGTGACGACGCGGCGGAGCCGAACTACCACCCTAAAGGCGGGTTTGGGGTGCGGCGACCCGCGACACGCACCCCTGGGCCCGGCGGCGTACCCGTCAGGCGTCGGCCGCCCGCGCGGCGTCGCGGACGGCTCCGGCGACGGCTCCCGCGACCTTGTCGTTGAAGACCGACGGGATGATGTAGTTCGGGTTGAGCTCGTCCCGGGTGACGACGTCGGCGAGCGCCGTTGCGGCCGCGAGCATCATCTCGGTGTTCACGGCCTTGGACTGGGCGTCCAGGAGGCCGCGGAAGA contains the following coding sequences:
- a CDS encoding DNA-binding protein HU 1 (DNA-binding protein HU 1 [Streptomyces cattleya NRRL 8057 = DSM46488];~IHF - DNA interface [nucleotide binding];~IHF dimer interface [polypeptide binding];~Integration host factor (IHF) and HU are small heterodimeric members of the DNABII protein family that bind and bend DNA, functioning as architectural factors in many cellular processes including transcription, site-specific recombination, and...; cd00591;~identified by MetaGeneAnnotator; putative), whose translation is MVWDRTRVQGVSEGPGSIGFAVPTHAAPAAWTASQATRLTGKKKHGSNEMNRSELVAALADRAEVTRKDADAVLAALAETVGEVVAKGDEKVTIPGFLTFERTHRAARTARNPQTGDPINIPAGFSVKVSAGSKLKEAAKGK